A region of the Acidobacteriota bacterium genome:
CGCGATGGCGATTCTAGCAAGCGAAGTTCACGAACGGCAAATCGTATGACGGCGCGCGGTACCGTCCCAGCGTACAGCCTTTGGCATACACTGAACCGCAAGGTGCACTGGCACAACTGCGCAGACGCCGCTTGCTCACGCGCGCGGTACCGTCCCGACGCCGCGCGCCGTCATACGATTTGCCGTTCTTGAACTTCGCTTGCTAGAATCGCCATCGCGATGCGCAATCCAACTGTTTCAAATTCATGGTTGACGACGATCTGCTCGCTACTCTTGGCAACGGGCCTGTTTTGCGTCCAGGTTTGCCAAGTCATTTGCGCCACCGTTGCTTGCGCCGGTGAGGCTGTTGCAACACAGCCGCCAACCACCAGCGAGCACGCGCATTGCCATCCACAACCACAGCCTGAACCGCAAACACCTAGGCCGCACAATCATTCGCACGATTGCCAGCACCACGCCGTCTTGCAATCGCTGCTGCCCGGCAATCAAGCCGCCAAACAACAGCCGCAAGCCGCCGGGCAGCCGGTCTTCATCGTTTCGTTTTGCTGGGCGGAAAACAGCCAGCCCTTTGCTGCGCTGAACAAACCTGCGCCAGCGCCTTTCAAACCACCGCCGCGCGAACAACATTCCACTGTCCAACGCATTTAATCCGCCGCTGGCTGCCATCTGAGCCGTGCGCAGGCTGTCGTGTGTCTGCGCGTATCCTGAAATTGGCTGAAACGCGCACTGCCGCTGGCGAAGCCTTTGGAGTGCGGTGGCACAGGCCACCGCTTTGGTATGCCCTTGATAGGCTTACCCTCGAAGGCTTACGAAAGCGGTGGCCTGTGCTGTGCCACCGCACTCCAAAGACGCTGCGCGTCAGGTTCAGCCCGCTCAAGTCGGAGGAATTCTTTATGCGTTCAAGCCGAACGCTGGCATTACAGTTTTGCGGTGCCTTGGCGTGGCTCTTGTTGTCTGTGACACGCGCCCAAGCACAACAACCCGCGCCACCCCCGCTTCGTCTGGAAGCGTTGGAGCAACTGGCGCTCAAGAACAACCCCACGCTCGCCCAAGCCGAAGCCGCCATCCGCGCGGCGGAAGGGCGGCGCAAACAGGCCGGGCTTTGGCCCAACCCGATTGCTGGGTATGCGGGCGAAGGGCTGGCCTTCGATCCGCGCGTGCGCGCTTATCAAAGCAACCAGGGTTTCTTTGTCGAGCAAACCATTCTAACTGGCAGCAAGCTCGCCAAAGACAAAGCCATCGCCGCGCAAGACAAAGCGCAAGCCGAAGTCAGCGCTGAGGCGCAACGGCTGCGCGTGGTCAGCGCCGTGCGCGTGTTGTATTACGAAACACTCGGCGCGCAACAACTCGTGGATTTGCGCAAGCAATTGGCCGATCTGACGCGCGAGGCCATGACGATTTCAGAAGACCTGTACAACATTGGTCAGGCGGATCGCCCCGATGTACTGGCTGCCGAGGTCGAATTGCAACGCGCCGAGATCGAACAACTGCGCGCCGAAAACGGTTTGACGCGGCTCTGGCAGGCGCTGGCAGCCGTCGTCAATGAGCCGTCGTTGCAAGCGCAATTTCAACCCCTGCGTCTGGATGGTTCGCTCGAAGTGGAAGCGCCGCCATTCAAATTCGATGAATTGCTGGCGACGCTCTTGCGCGACAGCCCCGAAATCAAAGCCGCGCAAACCGGCGTCGCACGCGCCCAGGCTGTCCTTGCGCGCGCCAAGGTTGAACCCGTGCCCGATGTGTTCCTGCGCGCCGGGGCGAGCGCCAACAACGAATACAACGAAATCGCGGGCCGCCGCACCGGTTGGGAAGCGCGCGTCGAAGCGGGCATTCGCCTGCCGCTGTTTAATCGCAATCAGGGGAATAGCGCCGCCGCGCAGGCCGATTTACTGAACGCTGAACGCGAGGTGCAGCGCGTCGAATTGGAATTGCGCACGCGGCTGGCAGAAAGTTACGCCGCCTATCTGAACGCGCTGGGCATGGCGGCGCGCTATCAACGCGAAATTCTGCCGCGCGCACAACGGGCTTATGACCTGTATCTGGCGAAATTCCGGCAGATGGCTGCGGCTTATCCGCAGGTGCTGATTTCGCAGCGCACGCTGTTCGAGGCGCGCACCGAATCCATCGCGGCGCAAGTCGAATTGTGGCAGAGCGTGGCGCAGTTGCGCGGCCTGTTGCTGATGGGCGGCTTGAACGCGCCAAACACCAGCCTCGGAGCAAATCGGTAAAGCTTGGCCGCAGATGAACGCTGAGAGACGCCGATCTGAGTTGATCCGCGTGAAGCGGCGTAAATCTGCGGCTGGTTATGGGAGAACTTATGAATCGTCGCAATTTTTTACGGCGCACCTCAATGCTAGGTGCAAGCCTCGTCGCCGCGAATCAGGCGCAGGCGCAACAGCAAACCAAACCGCCTGAGCAGCAACACGATCATTCACAGCATGGGGCGCAACACGGAGGCCAAACGCCTGCCAAACCTGCTGCGCCCAAAGGGCAAAACCAGGTTGACGCGCTGAATGAACGGCGGCCTTATCTGCCTGTCATCACGCCCGATTTGCCGAAGCTGCCGTACACGCTCGACAACGGCGTCAAGGTCTTCAGGCTCGTTGCCGAGCCGGTGCGCACTGAATTCCTGCGCGCTTCGAAATGGAGCGAGGCGCGGTTGGTGGATGCCTGGGGCTACAACGGCAGCGTGCCGGGGCCGACCATCGAGGTGCAGGAAGGCGACCGCGTGCGCATCATCTTCACCAATAATTTGCCCGAACCGACCGCGCCGCATTGGCACGGCTTGGAACTGCCATTCAACATGGATGGCGGGCCGGGCTTGAGCCAGAATCCGATTATGCCGGGCGAATCGTTCACCTATGAATTCATGCTGCATCAGAACGGCACCTTCTTTTACCACTCGCACATGCCGATGCAAGAGATGCTGGGGATGATCGGGATGTTCATCATCCATCCCAAAGTGCCGCACGAACCGCGCGTGGACAAAGACTTCGCCTTTGTGCTGCAAGGCTGGGCGATTCTGCCGAACAACACGGTACCCAACACGCTGGCGATGGAATTCAACTGGCTGACGATGAATGGCAAGAGCGGCCCCGACACGACGCCGATGATCGTCAAACAGGGCGAGCGCGTCCGCATGCGCTTCGTCAACCTGAGCATGGATCACCATCCGATTCACATGCACGGCCATCAGTTTTACGTCACCGGCACCGAAGGCGGGCGCGCGCCCGCCTCCACCTGGTTCCCACACAACACGGCGATTGTCGGCGTAGCGCAGGCCCGCGATGTCGAATTCGTCGCACAATTCGAAGGCGACTGGATGGTGCATTGCCATCTGCCGCATCACATGATGAATCAGATGGTTTCGATGGTCGGGCCGATGGCTGCAATAGGGGCGCATGTAGGCCATGCTTTACAGACGGGCAAAGAAATGGAGGCTGGCATGGGCATCGTCAGCAAAGGCGGCGCGTTAGGCGAAGACATGAAACCTTCGCTGGGCCGCGCGACCGGCGTGCCCGGCGAATACGCGACCTCGAATGCCATCGCGCAAGCGGCGGCTGTTTACACCTGCCCAATGCATCCTGAGGTGAAATCGGACAAGCCGGGCGAATGTCCGAAATGCGGGATGAAATTGGTCGAAGTGAAAGCGCCCAGCCAGCGCGGGCGGCGCGTGCCCGGCTATCCGCAAGACATGTGGATGACGATGGATGAAGAAGTCGCGCGGCCCGAAACCTCGTGGCTGCCGGTGGGCTGGACGGGTTCGATGATGGGGATGATGTCATTGGTGCGCGTCTTGCCGCCTGAAAAATATGAGCGCATGCTGGCGCTCATCAAAGCGGGCAAGTATGAGCCGGGAGCGAAATTGCCCGGCGGAACGAGTGGGCAGCATCAACATCCAGGTTGAACAAGCTGGAATGACCAGTCCTGGGTACGCACCGCTTCCAGCGTGCGGACTTGGCGAGAGATGCGACGTGCTAGTAGGTTATCCTTCGGCATCTAGCGGTCTCGTGCCAAGACCGCACGCTGGAAGCGGTGCGTACCCAGGCACAAATAGAAGCTCCAATGAACCTCCATATTGACCCAGTTTGCGGTATGACCGTTGATCCCGCGACGGCGGCGGGCCAGTTTGAACACGCGGGCAAAACGTATTACTTCTGCAATCCGCACTGCCAACATAAATTCAGCGCCGACCCGACGGCGTATCTCAACAAAGCGCCGCAACCAATGGTGCAACTCGGCGGCAAAGCCAAAAGCCTGCCAGTGATGACGGCCTTGCCGGTGCTGCAAACCGAACTGCACACCGATCCGGTTTGCGGCATGAAAGTGAATCCGGCGACGGCGGCGGGGAAACACGAACATCAGGGCCAGACGTATTACTTTTGCAATCCGCGCTGCCTGGACAAGTTTCGCGCGAATCCCGCAGCCATCCTGCATCCCCAACACGAACAGACAATGCCGCCCGCTGGCGCGGAGAACATCGAATACACCTGTCCGATGGATCCCGAAGTCGTGCAGCTTGGCCCCGGCACTTGTCCGAAATGCGGGATGGCGCTGGAACCGAAGACGTTCACGCTGGCGAACATTGATGCTGAGAATCCCGAATTGAAAGACATGAAGCGGCGCTTCCGGCTCAGCCTCGCGCTGACGCTGCCGGTCTTTTTGCTGGCGATGAGCGAGATGCTGCCGGGCCAGCCGGTGCAACACGCGCTGGGACACGGCGTCGTGACCCCGATAGTATGGTTGCAATTCGCGCTGGCGACGCCCGTCGTGCTGTGGTGCGGCTGGCCGTTCTTTCAACGTGGTTGGGCTTCGATCGTGAATCGCAGCCCGAATATGTTCACGCTGATCGCCATCGGCACGGGCGCGGCGTTTGGTTACAGCGTGCTGGCGACGCTCGCGCCGGGAATTTTTCCCGCCTCGTTTCGCGGGCACGGCGGCGTGGTGCCTGTTTATTTTGAAGCCGCCGCCGTCATCACGACGCTGGTGTTATTGGGCCAGGTCTTGGAACTGCGCGCGCGCAGCCAAACCAGCAGCGCCTTGAAATTGCTGCTCGGTCTCGCGCCCAACACCGCGCGCATTGTGCGCAGCAATGGCAACGAAGAAGACATCGCGCTCGACCGTGTGCAGCCTGGCGACAAATTGCGTGTGCGGCCCGGCGAAAAGGTTCCGGTGGACGGCGTCGTGATCGAAGGCCGCAGCGCGATTGATGAAGCAATGGTCACGGGCGAACCGCTGCCCGTCGAAAAGAACGTCAACGACCAAGTCACGGGCGGCACGGTCAACGGCACGGGCAGCTTCGTGATGCGTGCCGAGCGCGTGGGCAGCGACACCTTGCTGGCGCAGATTGTGCGCATGGTCGGCGAAGCGCAACGCAGCCGCGCGCCGATTCAACGTTTGGCCGATGCCGTCGCTGCTTGGTTCGTGCCGCTGGTCGTGTTGGTCGCCGTCATCACCTTTGTCGTGTGGGCGGCGGTTGGGCCGGAGCCGCGTTTTGTTTACGCCTTGGTCAATGCGGTGGCGGTGCTGATCATCGCCTGCCCCTGCGCGTTGGGCTTGGCGACGCCGATGTCGGTGATGGTCGGCACGGGACGCGGCGCGATGGCGGGCGTGCTGATCAAAAATGCTGAAGCGTTGGAGACAATGGAAAAGGTCAATACGTTGGTGGTTGATAAGACGGGCACGCTGACCGAAGGCAAGCCGCGCTTGATGGCGCTTGAAGCTGTTGAAGACGGGGAGACGGGGAGACGGGGAGACGGGGAGAGCGAAAACAAGCTGTTGCAATTGGCGGCGAGTTTGGAACGCGCGAGTGAGCATCCGTTGGCGGCGGCGATTGTCGCGGCAGCCAAAGAACGGCAGTTGGCATTGGTGAATGTGGAAAGCTTTGCATCGCATACAGGGCAGGGCGTTGTCGGGCAGATCAACGGCCAACGTTTGGCGCTCGGCAATCAACGGTTGCTGGATTCACTGGGCATTGCGGTTGAGCCGGCGTTGGCTGCGCGGGCCGAACAATTGCGCGGTGAAGGACAAACGGTGATGTGGCTCGCGCTCGACAATACGCTGGCGGGATTGCTGGCGGTCGCCGATCCGATCAAGGCGTCGGCGCGCGAGGCCGTCGCGGCTTTGCACGCTGAAGGCCTGCGCATCGTGATGCTGACCGGCGATAACCGCGTCACCGCCGAAGCCGTAGCGCGCCAACTCGGCCTCGAAGAAGTCATTGCCGAAGTCATGCCCGAACAGAAAAGCGCCGCCATCAAGCGGTTGCAAAGTGAAAGCCGCATCGTGGCGATGGCGGGTGACGGCATCAACGATGCGCCCGCGCTGGCCGCCGCGCAAGTCGGCATTGCGATGGGCACGGGCACCGATGTGGCGATGGAAAGCGCGGGCATCACGCTGGTCAAAGGCGACCTGCGCGGGCTGGTGCGGGCGCTGCGTTTGAGCCGCGCGACGATGCGCAACATCCGGCAGAATCTGTTTTTCGCGTTTGTGTATAACGTGCTGGGCGTGCCGCTGGCGGCGGGCGTGTTGTATCCGTTTTTCGGTGTGTTGCTCAGCCCGATGATTGCCAGCGCGGCGATGACGTTTAGTTCGGTGTCGGTGATTACGAATGCGCTGAGATTGCGCAGGTTGAATTTATAAAGGCGGGCAATCAAGCTGCTGGCTGTGCTT
Encoded here:
- a CDS encoding copper oxidase, yielding MNRRNFLRRTSMLGASLVAANQAQAQQQTKPPEQQHDHSQHGAQHGGQTPAKPAAPKGQNQVDALNERRPYLPVITPDLPKLPYTLDNGVKVFRLVAEPVRTEFLRASKWSEARLVDAWGYNGSVPGPTIEVQEGDRVRIIFTNNLPEPTAPHWHGLELPFNMDGGPGLSQNPIMPGESFTYEFMLHQNGTFFYHSHMPMQEMLGMIGMFIIHPKVPHEPRVDKDFAFVLQGWAILPNNTVPNTLAMEFNWLTMNGKSGPDTTPMIVKQGERVRMRFVNLSMDHHPIHMHGHQFYVTGTEGGRAPASTWFPHNTAIVGVAQARDVEFVAQFEGDWMVHCHLPHHMMNQMVSMVGPMAAIGAHVGHALQTGKEMEAGMGIVSKGGALGEDMKPSLGRATGVPGEYATSNAIAQAAAVYTCPMHPEVKSDKPGECPKCGMKLVEVKAPSQRGRRVPGYPQDMWMTMDEEVARPETSWLPVGWTGSMMGMMSLVRVLPPEKYERMLALIKAGKYEPGAKLPGGTSGQHQHPG
- a CDS encoding heavy metal translocating P-type ATPase — its product is MNLHIDPVCGMTVDPATAAGQFEHAGKTYYFCNPHCQHKFSADPTAYLNKAPQPMVQLGGKAKSLPVMTALPVLQTELHTDPVCGMKVNPATAAGKHEHQGQTYYFCNPRCLDKFRANPAAILHPQHEQTMPPAGAENIEYTCPMDPEVVQLGPGTCPKCGMALEPKTFTLANIDAENPELKDMKRRFRLSLALTLPVFLLAMSEMLPGQPVQHALGHGVVTPIVWLQFALATPVVLWCGWPFFQRGWASIVNRSPNMFTLIAIGTGAAFGYSVLATLAPGIFPASFRGHGGVVPVYFEAAAVITTLVLLGQVLELRARSQTSSALKLLLGLAPNTARIVRSNGNEEDIALDRVQPGDKLRVRPGEKVPVDGVVIEGRSAIDEAMVTGEPLPVEKNVNDQVTGGTVNGTGSFVMRAERVGSDTLLAQIVRMVGEAQRSRAPIQRLADAVAAWFVPLVVLVAVITFVVWAAVGPEPRFVYALVNAVAVLIIACPCALGLATPMSVMVGTGRGAMAGVLIKNAEALETMEKVNTLVVDKTGTLTEGKPRLMALEAVEDGETGRRGDGESENKLLQLAASLERASEHPLAAAIVAAAKERQLALVNVESFASHTGQGVVGQINGQRLALGNQRLLDSLGIAVEPALAARAEQLRGEGQTVMWLALDNTLAGLLAVADPIKASAREAVAALHAEGLRIVMLTGDNRVTAEAVARQLGLEEVIAEVMPEQKSAAIKRLQSESRIVAMAGDGINDAPALAAAQVGIAMGTGTDVAMESAGITLVKGDLRGLVRALRLSRATMRNIRQNLFFAFVYNVLGVPLAAGVLYPFFGVLLSPMIASAAMTFSSVSVITNALRLRRLNL
- a CDS encoding TolC family protein, encoding MRSSRTLALQFCGALAWLLLSVTRAQAQQPAPPPLRLEALEQLALKNNPTLAQAEAAIRAAEGRRKQAGLWPNPIAGYAGEGLAFDPRVRAYQSNQGFFVEQTILTGSKLAKDKAIAAQDKAQAEVSAEAQRLRVVSAVRVLYYETLGAQQLVDLRKQLADLTREAMTISEDLYNIGQADRPDVLAAEVELQRAEIEQLRAENGLTRLWQALAAVVNEPSLQAQFQPLRLDGSLEVEAPPFKFDELLATLLRDSPEIKAAQTGVARAQAVLARAKVEPVPDVFLRAGASANNEYNEIAGRRTGWEARVEAGIRLPLFNRNQGNSAAAQADLLNAEREVQRVELELRTRLAESYAAYLNALGMAARYQREILPRAQRAYDLYLAKFRQMAAAYPQVLISQRTLFEARTESIAAQVELWQSVAQLRGLLLMGGLNAPNTSLGANR